The genomic window TCGGTGAGGGAAGTTCCGGTCTCGCTGGGATAAGCCACGTAGACGTCGAAACCCTGCTGGCGTTTCCACTGCACGAAGTCGGTCTGGTAATTGGCCAGGTTGGCGTGGCTGAGGATCAGCATCCTGGGCCGGGCCACGGGCAGGTCGCGCAGATAGGAGGTGTCGAAGTTGTCCGCCAGTACCCTGTAGGCGTCGATGAAAGCGGGGGAGACGCTTTGGGGGATGTCCAGGGGCTGCTGGCCGGTCAAAGAAAATTCAGCGTTAGCGAGGGTGCGGATCCTCTCTCCGTCGTCGATCTGGGTTTGGATGAGCACGGTGAAGCCCCGCATCTCGCGGAAGCTGAAGCTGTTGCCGACGCTCAGGGCGTCCAGGCCGCGGTTCTGCTCGGTGTACAGGAAATTCCCGCCGCGGTCGAAAACGTTCCATTCCAGGTTCTGCACGCTCAGTTCAACGCTTTGGAAGGGCAGGGCGTAGGTGCGGGACAGCAGCGTGGTTTCCGGAAATTCGGGATCGCTGATCTCGCTGGCGTTCTGGGGGGCCGATCGCAGGCCCTTCAGGCGCGCGTCAACCCCGGTGGCGGTGGTCTGGCAGATGTCCCCAACAGCCGCGTAAAGCAGGCTCAGGGACAGCATTATCACTATCAAAAGGTAATTTCTCATCGGTATCCTCCCATGATACTGACCCCCTTGGTATGCAAATTTCATTCCGTAAATTCGCCGGGCTTGATATTTGGGTGACGTTTGGAAAGTTTCTTGCTTCGGTTATAATTTCCTAAAAAAGAAACCTGGACGGATGATGAACAGATCACTCAGATTGACCCTGCTGCCGCTGCTGGCCGCCATCGCGCTTTTCAGCTGCGGGACAAACACCCCGCTGGTGCCGCCGGAAGACGATGCCATTCTCAATTTCGGCACCGATGCTTCCCTTGAGATCGTCACCTGGAATCTGCGCACGTTCCCGCTGGACACCGCCAGCATCCAAACCATTGCCCAGATCATACCGCAGATGAAAGCAGACGTCATCGCCTTCCAGGAGATCATGGACTACACCGCTTTCAACGAACTCGCCAGCCTCATCCCGAACTACTCCGCCCATATCTACACCGCCACCAACACCTATCGCCTGGCCTTTCTTTACGACACCCGCGTGATCCAGGTCAACGACGCCTACACCATCTTCGAAGGCGACACCAATCCCTTTCCGCGCGCGCCTTACATATTGGACTTCGATTTTCAGGGGCAAAACTTCAAGGTGATCAACAACCATCTCAAAGCTTACGGCAACAACCATATAGATGAAACCGACCCCTGGGACGAGGAATACCGCCGTCGCCTGGCCTGCCAGATGCTGGACCAGCATATCACGCAAAACCTGCCCAACGAGAAGGTGATC from Candidatus Cloacimonadota bacterium includes these protein-coding regions:
- a CDS encoding endonuclease/exonuclease/phosphatase family protein — its product is MNRSLRLTLLPLLAAIALFSCGTNTPLVPPEDDAILNFGTDASLEIVTWNLRTFPLDTASIQTIAQIIPQMKADVIAFQEIMDYTAFNELASLIPNYSAHIYTATNTYRLAFLYDTRVIQVNDAYTIFEGDTNPFPRAPYILDFDFQGQNFKVINNHLKAYGNNHIDETDPWDEEYRRRLACQMLDQHITQNLPNEKVIVVGDMNDQIAEPPEYNVFQVFLDKPGEYRFADMPIALAPTYNNVSYPSYVSHIDHIMVTNELFSALDAADSVCRVIRVDEYMGNWQNYSDQISDHRPLGVKLFF